One genomic segment of Catenulispora sp. MAP5-51 includes these proteins:
- a CDS encoding amino acid adenylation domain-containing protein, producing the protein MSTHPSERIESAALLTPAGLRDAVVALLGNDCADLDDAEDLIGAGLDSIGIMRLANRLIGAGAEVTAAELMDEPTLGAWLELVGAGGSADDADDACHAAPEELANIAVPEEIARIAAPEKLANIAALEELANIAAPGLSSKAGEPFPLATMQHAYWVGRMGGHPLSVASHFYCEFDSAHLDADRLEHAARLLTRRHPMLRAQFLEDGRQQILPSSPWPGVTRHDLSGAGAEDAARTLRAVRDRESHRRMAVDSGEVFDIQVSCLPDGRCRLHVNVDMLVADAWSFRILLGELARLYADPDVELPPLAYDTARYQRDTAAEGEQAAEQASAYWRDRLDTLPAAPQLPLAVDPAALKAPRVGRREHWLSEAEYTRLRELCREHRVTVAMALAAAFADVVGRWSVDQRFLLNLPLFDRRPVHPDVTGLIGDFTGLLMLAVDGTDQAAFAEQARRLQESFRADVRHAAYPGVAVLRDLARRRPGTMPSAPVVFTSALGLGDLFGPDVRAQFGSLTWMISQTAQVWLDHQATEDDGRLLLNWDAVEPLFPAGCLDAMFEAYVAAIRWLLDPGSDWGDPLPAALPTAQARTRARVNDTATPVPSVALFEPFLACAEAAPERLALAWCDDSTMTYGELAGCARGLALQLLESGVRPSEPVAVTLPKGPAQVIAVLGVLMAGCCYVPVGVDQPAARRDHVYAAAGVRLVISDDDLPDPPEGIDQVVFGAPAAPGEGELPKVSGDQPAYLLFTSGSTGTPKGVLIPHAAAVNTVTDINTRCGIGPQDRVLAVSALDFDLSVYDLFGVLSVGGAAVLINEEERRDARRWLDLVRWWDVTLWQTVPALLDMLLMAAEADDESAGGLGALRWALVGGDWPGLDLAGRLAVQAPGSRLAALGGTTETAIHSTWYQVDRIPPDWVSVPWGTPLGNVRCRVVDGLGRDRPDWVPGELWIGGASVALGYHGDAERTRRQFVEHDGTRWYRTGDIARYRPDGLLEFLGRDDHQVKIRGHRIELGEVEAACHACPGVERAVAVGIGERGRRQLAVAVSVAAGDGGGEGAGAGGADSAGTGGGGAGAGGAGSSGANGAGSARSSGANGAGSARSSSAGDTDIRHLVARLRAVLAERLPSYMIPEHVAVLTDLPLSPNGKIDRAAIARLLAERRPVGSGAAAPPAGPVEQALSEIWSRLLDVADVGRDQSFFTLGGDSLLATRFIQETRRATGWDISLRQLFDAPTIGELAAVVADRPDGVPMEEGVL; encoded by the coding sequence ATGAGTACACATCCGTCCGAGCGCATCGAGTCCGCGGCCCTGCTGACCCCCGCGGGTCTGCGGGACGCGGTCGTCGCGCTGCTCGGGAACGACTGCGCCGACCTGGACGACGCCGAGGACCTGATCGGCGCGGGCCTGGACTCGATCGGCATCATGCGGCTGGCCAACCGGCTGATCGGGGCCGGCGCCGAGGTCACGGCGGCCGAGCTGATGGACGAGCCGACGCTGGGGGCCTGGCTCGAGCTGGTGGGGGCCGGCGGCTCCGCCGACGACGCCGACGACGCCTGCCACGCAGCCCCCGAAGAACTCGCGAACATCGCAGTCCCCGAAGAAATTGCGCGCATCGCAGCTCCCGAGAAACTCGCGAACATCGCAGCCCTCGAAGAACTCGCGAACATCGCAGCCCCCGGACTCTCCTCCAAAGCCGGCGAGCCCTTCCCGCTGGCGACGATGCAGCACGCGTACTGGGTCGGCCGCATGGGCGGCCACCCGCTGTCCGTCGCCAGCCACTTCTACTGCGAGTTCGACAGCGCCCACCTGGACGCCGACCGCCTGGAGCACGCCGCGCGCCTGCTCACCCGCCGCCATCCGATGCTGCGCGCGCAGTTCCTGGAGGACGGCCGGCAGCAGATCCTGCCCAGCAGCCCGTGGCCCGGCGTCACCCGCCACGACCTCAGCGGCGCCGGCGCCGAGGACGCCGCCCGCACCCTGCGGGCGGTCCGCGACCGGGAGTCCCACCGGCGCATGGCCGTGGACTCCGGCGAGGTCTTCGACATCCAGGTCTCCTGCCTGCCCGACGGCCGCTGCCGGCTGCACGTGAACGTCGACATGCTCGTCGCCGACGCCTGGAGCTTCCGCATCCTGCTCGGGGAGCTGGCCCGGCTCTACGCCGATCCCGACGTCGAGCTGCCGCCCCTGGCCTACGACACCGCGCGCTACCAGCGCGACACCGCCGCCGAGGGCGAGCAGGCCGCCGAGCAGGCCTCGGCGTACTGGCGGGACCGCCTCGACACCCTGCCCGCGGCGCCGCAGCTGCCGCTGGCCGTCGATCCCGCCGCGCTCAAGGCCCCGCGCGTGGGCCGGCGCGAGCACTGGCTGTCCGAGGCCGAGTACACGCGGCTGCGCGAGCTGTGCCGCGAGCACCGGGTGACGGTCGCGATGGCGCTGGCGGCCGCGTTCGCCGACGTCGTCGGCCGCTGGTCGGTGGACCAGCGCTTCCTGCTGAACCTGCCGCTGTTCGACCGGCGTCCGGTGCACCCCGACGTGACCGGCCTGATCGGCGACTTCACCGGACTGCTCATGCTGGCCGTGGACGGCACCGACCAGGCCGCGTTCGCCGAGCAGGCTCGCCGGCTCCAGGAGAGCTTCCGCGCAGACGTCCGGCACGCCGCGTATCCCGGCGTCGCGGTGCTGCGCGACCTGGCACGGCGCCGCCCCGGTACCATGCCGTCGGCGCCGGTGGTGTTCACCAGCGCGCTCGGGCTCGGCGACCTGTTCGGCCCCGACGTGCGCGCGCAATTCGGCTCCTTGACATGGATGATCTCGCAGACCGCGCAGGTCTGGCTGGACCACCAGGCCACCGAGGACGACGGCCGGCTGCTGCTGAACTGGGACGCGGTGGAGCCGCTGTTCCCGGCCGGCTGCCTGGACGCCATGTTCGAGGCCTACGTCGCGGCGATCCGCTGGCTGCTGGATCCGGGTTCCGACTGGGGCGATCCGCTGCCGGCGGCCCTGCCCACAGCGCAGGCGCGGACCCGCGCCCGGGTCAACGACACCGCGACGCCGGTGCCGTCGGTGGCGCTGTTCGAGCCGTTCCTGGCCTGCGCCGAGGCCGCGCCGGAACGGCTGGCCCTGGCTTGGTGCGACGACAGCACCATGACTTACGGCGAGCTGGCCGGCTGCGCTCGCGGCCTGGCCCTGCAACTGCTGGAATCCGGCGTCCGGCCGAGCGAGCCGGTGGCCGTCACGCTGCCCAAGGGCCCGGCCCAGGTGATCGCTGTTCTCGGGGTCCTGATGGCCGGTTGCTGCTACGTCCCGGTCGGCGTCGACCAGCCGGCGGCCCGCCGCGACCACGTGTACGCCGCCGCCGGGGTGCGCCTGGTGATCAGCGACGACGACCTGCCCGATCCGCCCGAGGGCATCGACCAGGTGGTCTTCGGGGCTCCCGCCGCGCCCGGCGAGGGGGAGCTGCCGAAGGTCTCCGGCGACCAGCCGGCCTACCTGCTGTTCACCTCCGGCTCCACCGGCACGCCGAAGGGCGTGCTGATCCCGCACGCGGCGGCGGTGAACACCGTCACCGATATCAACACCCGCTGCGGGATCGGCCCGCAGGACCGGGTTTTGGCGGTATCAGCGCTCGACTTCGACCTCTCCGTGTACGACCTGTTCGGGGTGCTCTCCGTCGGCGGTGCTGCGGTGCTGATCAACGAGGAGGAGCGCCGGGACGCGCGGCGCTGGCTGGACCTGGTCCGGTGGTGGGACGTCACGCTGTGGCAGACCGTGCCGGCGCTGCTCGACATGCTGCTGATGGCCGCCGAGGCCGACGACGAGTCCGCTGGCGGCCTGGGCGCATTGCGCTGGGCACTGGTCGGCGGCGACTGGCCCGGCCTGGACCTGGCCGGACGCCTGGCGGTCCAGGCCCCCGGCAGCAGGCTGGCCGCGCTCGGCGGGACCACCGAGACCGCGATCCACTCCACCTGGTACCAGGTAGATCGCATACCGCCCGATTGGGTGTCAGTGCCCTGGGGCACGCCGCTGGGCAACGTCCGCTGCCGGGTCGTGGACGGCCTGGGCCGCGACCGCCCCGACTGGGTGCCCGGCGAGCTGTGGATCGGCGGCGCCTCGGTGGCGCTGGGCTATCACGGCGACGCCGAACGGACGCGGCGGCAGTTCGTCGAGCACGACGGCACGCGCTGGTACCGCACCGGCGACATCGCCCGCTACCGCCCCGACGGGCTGCTGGAGTTCCTCGGCCGCGACGACCACCAGGTGAAGATCCGCGGCCACCGCATCGAGTTGGGCGAGGTGGAAGCGGCATGCCACGCGTGCCCCGGCGTCGAGCGAGCGGTCGCGGTGGGCATCGGGGAGCGGGGCCGCCGGCAGCTGGCCGTCGCGGTCTCGGTCGCGGCCGGCGACGGCGGCGGTGAGGGCGCCGGTGCCGGCGGCGCTGACAGTGCCGGAACCGGCGGTGGCGGTGCCGGTGCCGGCGGTGCCGGAAGCAGCGGCGCCAACGGTGCCGGCAGTGCCCGAAGCAGCGGCGCCAACGGTGCCGGCAGTGCCCGAAGCAGCAGCGCCGGCGATACCGACATCCGCCACCTCGTCGCCCGCCTGCGCGCCGTGCTCGCCGAACGTCTGCCCTCGTACATGATCCCCGAGCACGTCGCCGTGCTCACCGACCTGCCGCTGAGCCCGAACGGCAAGATCGACCGGGCCGCGATCGCCCGGCTGCTCGCCGAGCGCCGCCCGGTCGGGAGCGGCGCCGCCGCACCGCCGGCCGGGCCGGTCGAGCAGGCCCTGTCGGAGATCTGGAGCCGGCTGCTGGACGTCGCCGACGTCGGCCGCGACCAGAGCTTCTTCACCCTGGGCGGGGACAGTCTGCTCGCCACCCGTTTCATTCAGGAGACGCGCCGCGCCACCGGCTGGGACATCTCACTGCGCCAGCTGTTCGACGCGCCCACCATCGGCGAGTTGGCGGCCGTGGTCGCCGACCGGCCCGACGGGGTGCCGATGGAGGAGGGGGTCCTGTGA
- a CDS encoding thioesterase family protein — protein MPTLEEQTAVQRVGDGKYRGEVSTEWKMWVPVGGYLASIALQAARAESNLARPASLTCHYLAEAQFGPVDIEVAKLRDTEQSESFEVRMIQEGKTILAALIWAVPTGSYGPHVSWLEPPEVPPPDDLPNIVLDDDVIAMMGDEPFWKNFEIRPVRLGHTVPVAEGLSKEELKLAPKRHARIRAWDRFMNGATYPDPWMEACRYLIISDVSQFPTVATPFTPPLPFVAPTLDLTVEFHNFAPESEWLLIEGVGSAAADGLIGAHATLWTREGEIVATAKSHMTFLDLSAPASPAETKTWFEATAAE, from the coding sequence ATGCCCACACTCGAAGAACAGACAGCAGTCCAACGCGTCGGAGACGGGAAGTACCGCGGCGAGGTGTCCACGGAGTGGAAGATGTGGGTGCCCGTCGGAGGCTACCTCGCGTCGATCGCGCTCCAGGCCGCCCGGGCGGAGAGCAACCTGGCCCGGCCCGCCAGCCTGACCTGCCACTACCTGGCCGAGGCCCAGTTCGGCCCGGTCGACATCGAGGTCGCCAAGCTGCGCGACACCGAGCAGTCCGAGTCGTTCGAGGTGCGGATGATCCAGGAGGGCAAGACCATCCTGGCCGCGCTCATCTGGGCCGTGCCGACCGGCTCCTACGGGCCGCACGTCAGCTGGCTGGAGCCGCCGGAGGTGCCGCCGCCGGACGACCTGCCCAACATCGTGCTGGACGACGACGTGATCGCCATGATGGGCGACGAGCCGTTCTGGAAGAACTTCGAGATCCGGCCGGTCCGGCTCGGGCACACGGTCCCGGTGGCCGAGGGCCTGAGCAAGGAGGAGCTCAAGCTCGCGCCCAAGCGGCACGCCCGGATCCGGGCCTGGGACCGGTTCATGAACGGCGCCACGTACCCCGACCCGTGGATGGAGGCCTGCCGCTACCTGATCATCTCCGACGTCTCGCAGTTCCCGACCGTGGCCACCCCCTTCACCCCGCCGCTGCCCTTCGTGGCGCCGACGCTGGACCTGACGGTGGAGTTCCACAACTTCGCGCCGGAGTCGGAGTGGCTGCTGATCGAGGGCGTGGGCAGCGCCGCCGCCGACGGCCTGATCGGGGCGCACGCGACGCTGTGGACCCGCGAGGGCGAGATCGTGGCCACCGCGAAGTCGCACATGACGTTCCTGGACCTGTCGGCCCCGGCCTCGCCGGCCGAGACCAAGACGTGGTTCGAGGCCACTGCGGCGGAGTGA
- a CDS encoding SDR family NAD(P)-dependent oxidoreductase, whose translation MANEGGSSGGSSSDPSGGSSTDTAVPAPVAVVTGAGSGVGRELALALAKTGWRLVLVGRRAERLAQTAELAQAAAAMPTETVHLIPADVGAPDSAQRIVSETLQRFGRLDALVNNAGLARFGTLDRATEADVEAMVRTNFLGPLALIRAAAPELSRREGSVVNVGSIGGMLALPGRATYGASKAALHHLTRSLARELAPRVRVNTVAPGALDTEIYDDLGFGPQETEALRAEMIRTTPLGRMGTPQDVVPWIELLLSRAGAWVTGSLLVIDGGRSC comes from the coding sequence GTGGCGAACGAGGGTGGTTCGAGCGGTGGTTCGAGTAGTGACCCGAGCGGTGGTTCGAGCACTGACACCGCGGTCCCGGCGCCGGTGGCCGTCGTCACCGGGGCCGGATCCGGGGTCGGCCGGGAACTGGCGCTGGCGCTGGCGAAGACGGGCTGGCGGCTGGTGCTGGTCGGGCGGCGGGCCGAGCGGTTGGCCCAGACTGCGGAGTTGGCCCAGGCCGCGGCCGCGATGCCAACCGAAACCGTGCATCTGATCCCCGCCGACGTCGGCGCCCCGGACAGCGCGCAGCGGATCGTTTCCGAGACCCTGCAACGCTTCGGGCGCCTGGACGCCCTCGTGAACAACGCCGGTCTGGCCCGCTTCGGCACGCTGGACCGCGCCACCGAGGCGGACGTCGAGGCGATGGTGCGGACCAACTTCCTGGGGCCGCTGGCCCTGATCCGCGCCGCCGCCCCGGAACTGTCACGCCGCGAGGGCAGCGTCGTCAACGTCGGCTCCATCGGCGGGATGCTGGCGCTGCCGGGGCGCGCGACGTACGGCGCGAGCAAGGCCGCGCTGCACCACCTGACCCGGTCGCTGGCGCGCGAACTCGCGCCCCGGGTGCGGGTGAACACGGTCGCCCCCGGCGCACTGGACACCGAGATCTACGACGACCTCGGCTTCGGGCCGCAGGAGACGGAAGCCCTGCGCGCGGAGATGATCCGGACCACGCCGCTGGGCCGGATGGGGACGCCGCAGGACGTCGTCCCGTGGATCGAGCTCCTGCTCAGCCGGGCGGGGGCATGGGTGACCGGGAGTCTCCTGGTCATAGACGGCGGGCGGTCTTGCTGA
- a CDS encoding LLM class flavin-dependent oxidoreductase: MRPVTYGVLTLGDNLADPHTGATPPVEQRYREIVGLAVRAEELGFDGFYVGEHHFCDYTVASPAVLLATIAARTERIRLGTGVALLPNHDPVRTAEDYATLDVLSGGRLDLVVGRGLLRRTYTDFGLDPDASREIFEEKLGLLVELWSGRPVTWKGEYRSALQDVVLRPAPRQGPRPPLWIAGGSSFGSVDTAADGGFGLILPALVPPPSVFRPLASRYRERAEASGYGAAASRLGLCSHVHVAATSQQAKERWRPYHLNYFSWLLGTLMPWGGMNVGRGRSEFGIPAFEDLIAGPSICGSPAEVADKMGQISEMLGLDGYLTMVDHGGIPAALAEESMGLLATEVLPQLRGAAAASAG; this comes from the coding sequence ATGCGACCTGTGACATACGGCGTGCTCACCCTCGGCGACAACCTGGCCGATCCCCACACCGGCGCCACGCCGCCGGTCGAACAGCGCTACCGGGAGATCGTCGGGCTCGCGGTGCGGGCCGAGGAGCTCGGCTTCGACGGCTTCTACGTGGGCGAACACCATTTCTGCGACTACACGGTCGCCTCACCGGCGGTGCTGCTGGCCACGATCGCGGCGCGCACGGAGCGGATCCGGCTGGGCACCGGCGTCGCGCTGCTGCCCAACCACGACCCGGTCCGCACCGCCGAGGACTACGCGACGCTCGACGTGCTCTCCGGCGGCCGGCTGGACCTGGTGGTCGGACGCGGGCTGCTGCGCCGCACGTACACGGACTTCGGCCTGGACCCGGACGCCTCCCGGGAGATCTTCGAGGAGAAGCTGGGGCTGCTGGTCGAGCTCTGGTCGGGGCGGCCGGTCACGTGGAAGGGTGAGTATCGCAGCGCCCTGCAAGACGTGGTGCTGCGGCCCGCGCCGCGGCAGGGGCCCAGGCCGCCGCTGTGGATCGCCGGCGGATCCTCGTTCGGATCCGTGGACACCGCCGCGGACGGCGGCTTCGGCCTCATCCTGCCCGCGCTGGTCCCGCCGCCGTCGGTGTTCCGCCCGCTGGCCTCCCGCTACCGGGAACGCGCCGAGGCCTCCGGGTACGGCGCGGCGGCCTCCCGCCTCGGCCTGTGCAGCCACGTCCACGTCGCCGCCACCTCCCAGCAGGCGAAGGAGCGCTGGCGACCGTACCACCTGAACTACTTCTCCTGGCTGCTGGGCACCCTGATGCCCTGGGGCGGCATGAACGTGGGCCGCGGCCGCTCGGAATTCGGCATCCCGGCCTTCGAGGACCTGATCGCCGGACCCTCGATCTGCGGCAGCCCGGCCGAGGTCGCGGACAAGATGGGGCAGATCTCGGAGATGCTGGGCCTGGACGGCTACCTGACCATGGTCGACCACGGCGGGATCCCGGCCGCCCTGGCGGAGGAGAGCATGGGGCTGCTGGCCACGGAGGTGCTGCCGCAACTGCGGGGGGCTGCCGCGGCCAGCGCGGGGTGA